The Channa argus isolate prfri chromosome 13, Channa argus male v1.0, whole genome shotgun sequence DNA window CCTAAAGATAAAAGACATATTTTAGGTTCAATAACTTCATGAACAATTTGAGAAGATTGAACTAAAccattttttgtgtatttacagtTGAGAAACTTGGatgataaaaacatgaataaatcgTGTAGCTAAAACTCCTTTAACAGCCTTTAACAACATCATGCCTACTTGAGACATGTTCTTCCAAGTGGCTGGTGGACATAAAAGTCTTATCCACAAAAGCTCTGGTCCTCTGAGATGACTCCCTTTCCTTTTCAATGGCTCTAAGAAGCATTGCATTAAAATCATTGAGACAGAGTTGGGTGTAAATGGGCATAGTTTGTGGAAGGCAGGATGGAAGGATcaagaaaaaggcagagagtgagtgagagagagagagagaaagagagagagagagagggaaagacatGCCTGTACTTCCTCTCCGCCCATTCTCTAATGTTCATTGAGTGTTCCCGCAGTGCAAGCTTTGTCCCAGTCATTGTCACAGGCTTAGAGGACCTCTTTGCCAAGTGAGAGGCTTTGGACGTATGTCACTTCAGTGAGTCTCCTGTTGCCCCTTTAGCCGATTGAGTGGAGAGGCGGGCAGGGAGGCGTGTCTGTGCACCAGGAGGGAGCAACGTGAGGTGGTTGAGGAAGGACATGTCAGAGATGTTGGTTTAGAGAGAGTTGCTGAAATAATTCCTTACTGGTCCTGTCCCTTACTTTTTCTGTGGACTCGTAGGGCAGCTGCCTTGGGCCTCTGCTAGGGGTGGACTTAGGATGTAGAATGACCCAAAAAACAGTAAGTATTGATTATGTCATCAAAAAATCTTATGTCCATAGTCCCTGGgataatatttacagtatttatatgtCAATATAATAATATGGACCTGGATCATTTTTGCATTGCAATATTTAGTTTGCAGCTACACAGACAAAGTCGATGCTGGTTTGTCTGAGAGAGGTTTTACAAAGTTTGAATTTAAAGAAAGGGAGGGAGTTATTGCGTGCCATTTGTTTTAGCAAGGATTAGTCACGTAGTAGACACACTCTTTGTGTCCCGGCCAACTATTGGCTGGGGAAACACAATCCCAGCGGATTTGTGGTTATGATCAGCCATGTGTTCAGATAATAGATCCCTCGGCTCTCGAAACAAATGCTTTGTTATCTGTTTACATAGGAACTCCACCCGTTCATACTCTGAGgattttgcttttaaacaaactgtgtCAGCTTTGTTTGACTTCTCATTAAAGGGGCAGGCATGCAGCTCTCCATGTGTTAATCAAGCTTAGTACTTTGCCTAACCCATAAGTCTGGGTGTGCAATAAGCAGTGAATTAACTTCACATGAATGAGAGCTGTCAGTTGCTGTTCTGTCAGGATCAACAAAAATCTGGATAAAAAGTCCATCTTCTTATGTCACTAGAGAACTGTGGGCCTCCTACACAACGAGCTTGGGCTCTGAGCTGATGTTGTTTTCTGTCGGTTATTTAAATCACATGAAATTTACTAAGGTTTTTGCTCGTGTCTGTGCAGTTTCACTGTATGTGGCCTCTAATGCAAAGGTGCATCTGTGTGCAGGCATGCGCGTGTATATGTGTGACTTATGTGAAGCACAGTATACAAAAGTACCAGACTAagaatgaaacatgaaaatgtatgtttactCCACTAAACACCAAGTGAGATTGGCTTACCATGCTGTCAAGCAGAAGATAATCAACAAAAGTTTACGTTGCCGATAAATCTCAGCCACAATCTCTCAATTTGTTTAATTGATTCTAAATTCAAGCAGCTTAATCCAGAACCTAGTCTACAACAATTACCACATTAACCTCACTAAGAGGGGATAGCACATGCAGCCTTGTGTCCTTAGAGGAAGCCCGAGTAGTGCTCAGTCATTGTTAAGCAGTGTACAGTATGACTGCGCGAGCTCCCTGACTTCATTGTCCTGATAGCAGGATTAGCTGCAGGGTGAGCCCATTTGGCATTGACAGTGTTGCCGCCACAGTCTCAGAGCTAAGCTGTGAAATACGGATAGGCTCAGACCAATTTATAGTCTGCCATCTTGGATCAAGTGATCGTAGTAGAAAGCAATTTATCCTCTGTGCCAGTTGGGTTAAATGTAAACATGCCACCAGCCAGGCTTCACAGTTCAAAGGCTAATCTCCAGACAAGTGCTTTGCTGTGTTGGAAATCGAAACAATGAGGAACAAGAGACGCTTGCTCCTATGCAGTTTTATTCAATGGGCCTTATTAAAGAACTTTACCGTCTtgtttaaacataaacatttaagAAAGTGACTGTGCATATGgctgtaattttattattttaacaggaataaataaacaaggatttcaaatatttaatttgatattACTGAGCCCATCATTGAtattcttttctatttcttAGTGAATTTCTGACTGGGTTTAAAGCCTTCAGAGTCATTCACAATACCCTTTAGGTAATCTGCATTTATTTGTACAACATCGTGATGAACATTAATCTTATCCTGAAGCACGgcacatttgaaataaatgtcaaaacagAACTGAAGGGATTTTTAATGTTCTTAAATTgcaattgaaattaaaaaaaaaccctgctaaGTATAtgggtttttaaattgttggattttgtttatgttcttccTACTGGTTTTCATTTGGCAGTCAGCCTTCTGCAGTATGATTGCCTGGTTTCTATGTTTCTTTTGTGTGATAATTTGCAGTCCATTTAGTCTGAAGCAACTCTCCCTCTGGAATTTGCATTTAGTGCTGGATTTCTGTGAGAACTGATCGTGATTTGTTTTCGTGACCAATTacaaatttttgtattttgctactttaaaatattaaacctattacttatgttttttaatattattctgTCAATTCCAGATCCTCTGTGCCTTAAAAATTCCAAGTGATAACAGGTGATCTGCCTTAAAACATTCTCCTGATTTCTACCCTATTCACCAGTGGAGGGTGATGAAGTTGGCAGGGAGCCTGCAGCTTGTTCTGCTTTTAGCACTGGCCTCGAGGGCTGCAGGCCTGAATATTCCTCTGGAAGGTAGGACTGCCCGGAAACTGATCAATGCCATGCTCTTTTAATCAATGTATAAGAGTCAATTCCCAggaaaaccttttctttttatttatcttatctTTATCATTGAgcttatttatcttttattttaatggttgCTCAGTGTGTGTCAAGGAGCTTTAAATATAGTGTCTCACAAAAAAACttgaagtaaaatgtttatgCCACAACCACTGCATCAGAGATTTGTGCAGGAGCTAAGAATGCTTTGCATTTCTTCCGGTGTGCTATTTTAATGCACTGTCCATCTAAGGCACTTTATTGGTCCAAATACTACAGCGCCCTTGGCACATaagttggcaaagttgtcaACTTCTTAgcattacaaaaagaaaaacaaaccccaaaagggaaaaaaaaaagtctgcaataaagtatattttattttttcaacaaGGCTTTGTTGGTGACAATGGTAACATTCAACTTTTCcttgatcattttgtttctattCTTTGTATTGTAGTGGAGCAGCTTCCAACCATAACAACTTACACATCAGGTCCCATCATTGCCCTTCCTTTTGACAATACTGTTACTGTGAGGTGTGAAGCCATTGGCAACCCACCGCCAGAGTAAGTATCATCAACAGGCAACAAAGCGCATTCTTCAGCACGAAACATTGACCCTGATAAGAGCTTAATAGAAGGAAATTCACTGCATGGTTTTGTCCAACAGATACAGATGGACAAAAGATGGCAAAAACTTTATGCCACCCTAcattacaacaaataaaacagaccaCACATCTGGCACTTTTGTGCTTCGCAAACAGCACATCGTACAGTTCCAGGGTAAATACAGATGCTACGCTTCGAACAAGTTGGGAACTGCAATGACGGAGGAGATTGAACTGATAGTTCCCAGTAAGTAACCGTTATGGAAAAAGCTCAACTTATGTGAATTTGTTGTTTAattctttattgttttcatattttttgaatAGATGTCCCAAAGTTCCCAAAGGAGGCAATTGATCCAATCGTTGTTAAAGAGGGAGATCCACTCGTCTTGGAGTGTAACCCTCCAGAGGGTGTGGCCCCACGTCAGATCTACTGGATGTCCTTCAGTAAGCCAAGATGCAATACTTGCAGTTTATATGTTAAATATGCCTGCCAGTTGGCtagttgaaaaaaatgtggatTTTGCACAAGTGGAAGGGACACAAAATTTGACCAGAGCTTAGTCACTGATTAGTAGTTACATCTCACACAGTCATGTGCTCGGGTGAAAACTATGAATAGGGTGAAGGCAATGGACTGTTtggaaaattacaaaattacaaaattataaaaaacatagCTGGCAACACATTGTGCTCTGGAATAAGCACACAGCCGTCCTCGCTAAGGATGCTAGCAGTGACAATGACAATTGAAAGGTCTACACGTTTATCTCGCAGTCCTATTTCCTATCACTACAagaatgaatttatttttatacatttgccttgcacacacaacaaaacaactatTGCCTTAAGGCTTCAGCTTAAATGAAGCTGGTGAATAATACTGTATGAATGGCCTGACTAAAGAGTGACAGAGTGTCACTGACCGGTAAAGTAATAGAGCTTTGTAAACCAACTAAGTTTTCACAGTACTCACTCTATATAATAACTCTTTAGGGTATTTCCTTTAACATCTGGCCTACTGTATGAGGCTacattgtgttgctttttttggtCATGTGACCTGAATTTAAATCTGACGTAGGTAAAGTAGCGTTTACATTATACTTCTGATACATCCaatgattacattttagaaTCTTTGtgttaatttgtattttcttcccTGCCACCATTATTGTCACTACTGTAGATACAGATTTTGTTGACATCTGTGGCACTTTACTGACACAGAAATGTTCTTTTCCAGATCTCCAGCACATTGAGCAGGATGACAGGGTTTCCATGGGCAGTGATGGCAACCTGTACTTCTCTAATGCCTTACAGAAAGACAGCCGTCAGGATTACTGTTGCCATGCTGCCTTCTCCAGAATACGCACCATTGTCCAGAAAACTGCCATGACTGTTGTGGTCAAGAGCTGTACGTTTGCATACTAGTTTTTGTGGCTTTAACCTAAATGCAGGCAATGGTACAGCAGTAGCCCAACTGTTTAGCACAGCAGATATATCAATAACCGATGAGTTATTGCTTTGAAGTGTACAAAAGAGATATTTGCATATTATTAAGTGTAATTCTATTGGAGATTTTCAGAAGTTACTCTGCTGCATACCAAGGGCTTGCCTTGTCATGttatgatgaagaaaaaagttgTGACACCAGATTGAGCAACACATGTCAGTGAAGACGAAGCATCACCACTCTTCCAGTATTATtctaacagttttttttgtgcgtttgcgtgtgtatgtgtgtttgtggatgtgtgtgtttcagtgaaaCCTGACAATGAATTTCCTGACAGTAGCAATGCCAGTGAGTGATATTCCCACATCAAATCCTTGACAGTAAAAACCAAAACGTCTTCCATAGCAGGTCAAACAGTTGCTTTGCATGTGTAAAACGCTGCAGATAACTCGAACTCTAACTTTCTGTGTACTTTGAATTACCATTGATTAAAAGTCCACATATGAGTGAGGAGGAAtcctttttatgtttaatgtagCTGAAGCCCCCCCAGTGAGAAAACCTGGCCTGCTGCTGCCCTCTGGTGTTCAGACAGAGAAGGTGCTCTTGAAGGGGGAGGATCTGCAGCTTGAGTGTATACCAGAGGGATTGTGAGTATATATGCTGAATTACCACTAATGCAAGCACATTACCATTAAACATAATTCATTATCATAATCTTCTGCCATTATGCCTCATAAACTGTTCGATATTGCAGCCCCACTCCGACGATAAAGTGGATGAAAATGGGGGACGCATTGCCTTCGCGGGCAAAattaagcaaatttaaaaagctgttgacCATCACTGGTGTAGAAGAGAAGGATCAGGGGAAATACATGTGTATAGCCAGCAACTCTGTAGGCGAGGCTGCCCACTACTTCGACGTTATAGTGGAAGGTAGGTCAGCATCAGGAGTTAAGTATGCATGttgttgttgcatttgttttttgtttcaagaGAAAGCTGTTCACACAACTCAGACCAATCCAGCTCTCCTCAACGTCTCCCAGATCCGCCAAAGTGGCTGACTGAGCCTCCTAAAAGCCAGCTGACTGTGACTGGCTCTGATGTTTACATCAAATGCTCGGTCCGTGGAAACCCAGTACCAGACATCACATGGAGGAGGAACGGGGAACTTTTCAGAGGTGAGTGGGAATTTGACTTGTGGTTTGATGCATCTGTTCCCACTTTTCACCAAGACAGTGCAACTTTAAGGACACAGCCCTCagttcaaaacaacaaacagctaATCTTTCATCAATGAATGATTTCTActgtttaaaaatttaaaatacaaggTGCACTTAATTTAAGCAGGTATGATTGAAagtaatagtgtttttttttactcatgaactaattattatttaattatcattTAATTAGGTATTTTAATTAGGTATTTTCTCCAGTTTTCAATATTCTCCAAGTATAGCTTGGTCTATAGAAAGCCAGGATTAGTGAAAATTATCCACCATAATTTCATATAGCCTGAGTTAACACCTTTAAAAGTCTGTTTTACaaatagatttgttttacataaatttTCAATTTATGTTCGATGTGCTAACATGCAAAAGAGTAATAAGCCAGCTATTATAATAActgctttctgtttctgttgattGACTAATTGATTAATTTATGAATTGTCtcagctttttaaatgatttttaaaaaggaacatCAATATTAGGCAAAACATGATGTGCTTTAATGCCTTGGCAGCCTTTGTGAAATGACTGGGATGTTGTGATTTTATgcctatgttttgttttcagatgaaCCGGGGAACTACACGCGAGTGCTTGATGACACAGTGGTGATTCATAATGCCAGAGCAGAAGACAGTGCTGTCTATCAGTGTGAAGCCACCAACAGTCATGGCAGTTTACTGGTTAATGTTAACATCATGGTCCTGAGTGAGTGTCAGTGCAACACATTAACCTTGCCGATTATCCCGAGTTGGGTCCAGGTGACAGCAGGTTTGGCAACGTAGTCCAGATGTTGTTCTTCTCAGCCAtgatctccagctcctcctggggCAGCTGggggattattaaaaaaactccACTTTAATGAATGCACTTCTTGGACCAATGTATAGTTTTTGTTGGGCCAACAGAACTTTGCAGCTCTTTTAGATTTTGAAGGGTTGATTCTATCCTTGAACATTGTCCCAATCTTATTCCAGATGTTCTCTATAGCATCCTGGAAGCATTTGCCCTAAGgttacagtgacagaaaaacagaataacagTGAAAAGACAGAGCCTACATAGCATCAAGAAATAGATAGTAGGATTatggtttcttttttcacttgtGCGTGCTCTCGTACTCACTTAAGATTCATCATCTTGTTGACtgacagaagaaaaatgtttgttttttggcattGCAAATAACAATAACTGAATAACTCTAAGATGCTACTCCTGCTGCTTTATCTCCTATTCCCCACAACTGCCTGATAAACTTATTCAGGTGCAGAGCTTTCATAATTTGCTTGCTACAAATGCCAGTGACTATTTGAGTAGAGATTTCTTACTTTGGctctttggttgttgttttttctcttcaaaTGTTACACAAGGTTGTGATGCTTGTTCCTGTAAGtcagatgtatttgtttttttctgcctctaTTTCTTGTGAAACAAAATCTCCCAGGCAATAACTGAGCAATTATAATATCTCATCTTTCCTCTTGCTCTTAGATATGGCTCCTCTGATACTGACAAGGAACTACCAAGAGTATGCAGTAATACTAGGAAGGGACATCATCATGAACTGCAGGGTCTTTAGCTCTCCACCGCCCATAATCTCTTGGTAAGTGATTaccaaagacataaaaaagttCATTGGTGTTATATATTTGGTTTTATTCCTTTATTGAATTCACAGTGTCAATCAGTTCTTCTGAGTTTGGTTATGTTTATGCTGTCAGTTAAAGAATACACTAAAGCACATGCAGTACAGTATCACAACAGTAAGTCATGTTTTTAATCCTGCTTCAAGTCTTCATGACATAGCCTGATGTTGACACTCACATCTGTTTAACAAGATAATCATCTTCCATTCCTTGGAATTGGACTAATTGAATCCTATTACCTACCACTGAAGGTCTGCTACAGTgcaccaaaaaaagaaataggcTTTTAGACAGTCCATAACAAAACACTCTTAACATTACAAAGACAATCAGAGTATTAGGACTGTACTCCTGATTCCATTAGATGATGTTCTTCTTAAATCTGATCAACAAGCCTAAGCAGGTTGAGCTTTAATTTTGATGAAATGTCTGGCTGCGAAGATTAACTTCACTGGTTTTCAAAAAGAAGTAACAATGATTGAAATTCAAGGGACtaacaatataaataaacttCATTCAAGATGTTAAATTGTAGGTGAACATTAGTGAACACGAAGAAGGCAGGAACAATGTGGCTCAATCTGACAAAAGACATATATTGGTAAAACTAAGAACTCAGGctggaaaagcagcaaattggCACTTTAATTGGTAAactattatttctatttttgcagTCAGATAAGTTTTACACAAACtctaaaaaaagtgtgaaaatgtccTCTCCTAGGTTCAAAGATGGGGATGCAATAACCGTCAAGGGGGAACGATTTTTTGCTCTCCAGAATGGATCGTTGCAAATCATCGGTGCAGAAGAAAATGACAGCGGCAGATATATGTGTGTTGCCTTTAACACGGAGGGCAACTCAAATATCACAGCTGTGCTGGATGTGAAAGGTATCCCAGCAAAATAATTACTGCTTTCTTTATGAAAGAGTTTCTGCAGACAAGTATCCATTAATGGGCCAGTCCATTCAAATGATGAATTCTTTTTAAACACCTGTGTGGCACTGGGaggaaaagtgtttgtttttcgaGTGAGCTGACCCCTTAGAAATTTGACTGAAAATGTGGCTGTGCTGGCCACAGTTGGCCTTGTACTTCAATAACTCAGCCGTTAGCTcctgcagattatttttttaattaaaggtttttaagtttgtatgcaaaaccacatgaaaaaaacattgttattgaGTTTTACATGAAACCTGCAAGTTAAGGAAGAGGGAGGTAAAAGCCTTCTTATTTCTTTTCACTCTGTTCTGCTATATTTAATCAAGCAGGGAAAAATAGGTCCAAATAAATGtcctttcatttatgttttaaaaaagatacagaaaacATAATCGCATTAgatatagaaatacattttcaatggCATTTTATAGCAAATTCCTCAAGAAAtgtattgaaaaacaaatttcaaaagacatttcaaaacTCTTTTAGCttataaaaatgcaattactgcCAATGAAACAAATTTATAAAGTGAATTATTTGACTTTGACTCTGATTTAATATGTGGATTTTGAATTTGCCTCATATGTGTGTTATCTTTAGACCGTACACAAATAGTAGATCCACCTCAGAATGTGCAGATCATAAGCGGGACCACAGCCCAGTTGATGTGCCAGGCAGAGTATGACAGAAGCCTGCAGAGCACCTTTGAGTTGGTGTGGAGGAAGGATGGGGAGGAGATCCCACTTTCCCCTGAGGAAAATTCCAGGTAGGTGGAACCAGTTTGATagttttggagaaaacaaacattgaaTGTCCTAAAAGATACATTTCAGGATGAGAAGATGAGTAAGTACCAGCAGACTCAGAAGGTCAAATGCAAGAGATTTTGTGTCCGGGGATTTCTGTTATCGGCTTAATCAGTTGATTAGTTATCTCTAATCAAGGAggttatgtaaaaaaacaactaattaaATAAAGCTATGATCCCAgggtgttgttttttaaatacagatcgatatcttttttctttacattgcaTTTTTGAAGGTTTTTGCTCTTTGCTCTATTCACTATTGCACTTCCATGAAAGAGCATGGCATCATGTTTGTCgttacataacatttaatgcagATCTGGAtcaaaaaagaaagtaattCTGTTAAACTTCAGAATATTTTCCAATTGAATGACAAATACATTAACAATACACTTATCCTAACAAACTTGCTTATTTGTTCAGATACGTTGTGAACAATAGGATGTTGCAGATCATGAATGTGAACCTGAGTGATCAGGGAATGTACACATGCATTGCAAGAACAGGTCTTGATGAGGAACATGCCACCGCATTACTCACAGTTCTGGGTAAAacaattttggaaatgtttatttattactttgaaATCATCTATATGATCCAGGTTATGGAACTGACAGCTGCTACTTAACATCTATTGCTGCTGTTATTTCATGTTGCAGATGTTCCCGATGCGCCAATGAATTTAGTGATATCTGAAATTAAAAGTCCGAGGAATATCTTTCTGTCTTGGGTCCCCGGGAGTGATCACCACAGCTCTATTACAGGTAGATGTGAATCTGTGCTATGCAAAGTCTTACATTTCTTGGGGTTTGAGCAGGTTGTGGATGTAACAGAGAAATAACATAATCAGACATCATAAACCTTCAGTCATTACATGGCCCACATAGTGACAAAATTACTATGTAGTTAGGGTAAAAGTACAAGttaattacaattaaattaCTGTCATATAGTCTAGttacaaaagaacaaaactgtTTATGAGTATTTGAATTTAAGTGGTAAGTGAATTATGGCATATGACCCTGTGCGAACACACAacttagattagattagaataGAAGAGGATCCAGCTGTATTTTGTAGCCAGAGACTCACCTACGTGTATACACATATCCCGGACCCCTGGCACTGGTCAGATTCATCATATTTTGGTAAGTGGTAAGTGTGTGGataaaaaaatctctttacAACAATATGTTAAGGGGAGTCTCCCAAAATGTTCAGACCGGTGTCAAAGTGGACTACATTTGTTCAGATTTGAATTTTGACTTAGCTTTTGTAAGTCGCTAAATGTTGTCATGTCATATCTCCTTTGTTATGAAAAGCAGAGTTGGCAGATTCTGTTGCTATAATTACTGTTGAGTACTAACTAAAGTTCTTTCATAAGCAGTAGCTGCAAATAGCACCGAAGTACTGAGGATCCTGGCAGGGGAGCTTGTCACTTATTTGTGCTTCAAAAAGggacttatttatttttagaactTAGTGATGATAGGAATTAGAAGATTGTAAGGTTGTTATGTTTATTAGCTTTGATGCATGTTATCCTTCTTTAGAAATTAGAATAGACATGCTTGAAGAACACCATTTAAGAGTATAATGTGTAATTATTGAATTTGTTTAATCAAAGATCTTGGAGCAAAAGACATCAGCTTGCAAAGCCATCTCTGTTCTAATGTGGATGTCATAATTTACAAGACAGGTGTAGTGAAATTTAACCTGCAGTTTAAAGTTtctgtaaataataattgtgagaatttgtgaaatgtgttttttttttacctctgagTTACAGTAGAAGGGAAGATCAATATTACTGCCA harbors:
- the LOC137139647 gene encoding neural cell adhesion molecule L1-like protein isoform X7 translates to MTQKTWRVMKLAGSLQLVLLLALASRAAGLNIPLEVEQLPTITTYTSGPIIALPFDNTVTVRCEAIGNPPPEYRWTKDGKNFMPPYITTNKTDHTSGTFVLRKQHIVQFQGKYRCYASNKLGTAMTEEIELIVPNVPKFPKEAIDPIVVKEGDPLVLECNPPEGVAPRQIYWMSFNLQHIEQDDRVSMGSDGNLYFSNALQKDSRQDYCCHAAFSRIRTIVQKTAMTVVVKSSEAPPVRKPGLLLPSGVQTEKVLLKGEDLQLECIPEGFPTPTIKWMKMGDALPSRAKLSKFKKLLTITGVEEKDQGKYMCIASNSVGEAAHYFDVIVEDPPKWLTEPPKSQLTVTGSDVYIKCSVRGNPVPDITWRRNGELFRDEPGNYTRVLDDTVVIHNARAEDSAVYQCEATNSHGSLLVNVNIMVLNMAPLILTRNYQEYAVILGRDIIMNCRVFSSPPPIISWFKDGDAITVKGERFFALQNGSLQIIGAEENDSGRYMCVAFNTEGNSNITAVLDVKDRTQIVDPPQNVQIISGTTAQLMCQAEYDRSLQSTFELVWRKDGEEIPLSPEENSRYVVNNRMLQIMNVNLSDQGMYTCIARTGLDEEHATALLTVLDVPDAPMNLVISEIKSPRNIFLSWVPGSDHHSSITEFIVEYEESQWEPGRWRELVKVPGNLATAQLALHGHLNYQFRVYAVNSVGPGPPSEPTETYKTPPAAPDRNPQNIKIHGHLPHQMDISWEPLLPIEHNGPGLEYKVSYRKLGVDDGWQEHLVNRPSFVVTNTPTFVPYEIKIQSRNSDGWGPDPKVVTGYSGEDVPTTAPRDIAVEVINITVLRVSWTPVPPATVRGHLGGYNVHWLRMRNLKNPNKILNERQSLSFHGKRSHAFVPGLEPFSEYKLTVNVFNKKGNGPNSDPVIFSTPEGVPEQVPILTASNAQKDSILLVWGPPLETHGTLIGYLLQYHLINETTLEMVDSQVKNITGADTTQWQLQGLKEGSLYRFHISACTRAGCGPPLAQESNTITPEHLSPTPAVAPVHTLPALLNISSYVSDTFAKISWTAREEQQDSQLYVAYMNNRDGNWRISEAVNISQSFHIVDGLKPGTVYTVRLMTKRLLDNTSIFEDVIQTQVKGVVGLQNDFATQGWVIGTMCAVALLTLVALIACFVQKNKGGKYAVKEKEDLHTDMESQGMNDDTFCEYSDSEEKPLKGGSLGSLTGDDMVGDSTSRDSLVDYAEGGREFDEDGSFIGEYSGHMHRGSVSEPNGPSSVKPGSS
- the LOC137139647 gene encoding neural cell adhesion molecule L1-like protein isoform X5, with the protein product MTQKTWRVMKLAGSLQLVLLLALASRAAGLNIPLEVEQLPTITTYTSGPIIALPFDNTVTVRCEAIGNPPPEYRWTKDGKNFMPPYITTNKTDHTSGTFVLRKQHIVQFQGKYRCYASNKLGTAMTEEIELIVPNVPKFPKEAIDPIVVKEGDPLVLECNPPEGVAPRQIYWMSFNLQHIEQDDRVSMGSDGNLYFSNALQKDSRQDYCCHAAFSRIRTIVQKTAMTVVVKSLKPDNEFPDSSNATEAPPVRKPGLLLPSGVQTEKVLLKGEDLQLECIPEGFPTPTIKWMKMGDALPSRAKLSKFKKLLTITGVEEKDQGKYMCIASNSVGEAAHYFDVIVEDPPKWLTEPPKSQLTVTGSDVYIKCSVRGNPVPDITWRRNGELFRDEPGNYTRVLDDTVVIHNARAEDSAVYQCEATNSHGSLLVNVNIMVLNMAPLILTRNYQEYAVILGRDIIMNCRVFSSPPPIISWFKDGDAITVKGERFFALQNGSLQIIGAEENDSGRYMCVAFNTEGNSNITAVLDVKDRTQIVDPPQNVQIISGTTAQLMCQAEYDRSLQSTFELVWRKDGEEIPLSPEENSRYVVNNRMLQIMNVNLSDQGMYTCIARTGLDEEHATALLTVLDVPDAPMNLVISEIKSPRNIFLSWVPGSDHHSSITEFIVEYEESQWEPGRWRELVKVPGNLATAQLALHGHLNYQFRVYAVNSVGPGPPSEPTETYKTPPAAPDRNPQNIKIHGHLPHQMDISWEPLLPIEHNGPGLEYKVSYRKLGVDDGWQEHLVNRPSFVVTNTPTFVPYEIKIQSRNSDGWGPDPKVVTGYSGEDVVFWHCLRENVSVPTTAPRDIAVEVINITVLRVSWTPVPPATVRGHLGGYNVHWLRMRNLKNPNKILNERQSLSFHGKRSHAFVPGLEPFSEYKLTVNVFNKKGNGPNSDPVIFSTPEGVPEQVPILTASNAQKDSILLVWGPPLETHGTLIGYLLQYHLINETTLEMVDSQVKNITGADTTQWQLQGLKEGSLYRFHISACTRAGCGPPLAQESNTITPERVVGLQNDFATQGWVIGTMCAVALLTLVALIACFVQKNKGGKYAVKEKEDLHTDMESQGMNDDTFCEYSDSEEKPLKGGSLGSLTGDDMVGDSTSRDSLVDYAEGGREFDEDGSFIGEYSGHMHRGSVSEPNGPSSVKPGSS
- the LOC137139647 gene encoding neural cell adhesion molecule L1-like protein isoform X8; this translates as MTQKTWRVMKLAGSLQLVLLLALASRAAGLNIPLEVEQLPTITTYTSGPIIALPFDNTVTVRCEAIGNPPPEYRWTKDGKNFMPPYITTNKTDHTSGTFVLRKQHIVQFQGKYRCYASNKLGTAMTEEIELIVPNVPKFPKEAIDPIVVKEGDPLVLECNPPEGVAPRQIYWMSFNLQHIEQDDRVSMGSDGNLYFSNALQKDSRQDYCCHAAFSRIRTIVQKTAMTVVVKSLKPDNEFPDSSNATEAPPVRKPGLLLPSGVQTEKVLLKGEDLQLECIPEGFPTPTIKWMKMGDALPSRAKLSKFKKLLTITGVEEKDQGKYMCIASNSVGEAAHYFDVIVEDPPKWLTEPPKSQLTVTGSDVYIKCSVRGNPVPDITWRRNGELFRDEPGNYTRVLDDTVVIHNARAEDSAVYQCEATNSHGSLLVNVNIMVLNMAPLILTRNYQEYAVILGRDIIMNCRVFSSPPPIISWFKDGDAITVKGERFFALQNGSLQIIGAEENDSGRYMCVAFNTEGNSNITAVLDVKDRTQIVDPPQNVQIISGTTAQLMCQAEYDRSLQSTFELVWRKDGEEIPLSPEENSRYVVNNRMLQIMNVNLSDQGMYTCIARTGLDEEHATALLTVLDVPDAPMNLVISEIKSPRNIFLSWVPGSDHHSSITEFIVEYEESQWEPGRWRELVKVPGNLATAQLALHGHLNYQFRVYAVNSVGPGPPSEPTETYKTPPAAPDRNPQNIKIHGHLPHQMDISWEPLLPIEHNGPGLEYKVSYRKLGVDDGWQEHLVNRPSFVVTNTPTFVPYEIKIQSRNSDGWGPDPKVVTGYSGEDVPTTAPRDIAVEVINITVLRVSWTPVPPATVRGHLGGYNVHWLRMRNLKNPNKILNERQSLSFHGKRSHAFVPGLEPFSEYKLTVNVFNKKGNGPNSDPVIFSTPEGVPEQVPILTASNAQKDSILLVWGPPLETHGTLIGYLLQYHLINETTLEMVDSQVKNITGADTTQWQLQGLKEGSLYRFHISACTRAGCGPPLAQESNTITPEHLSPTPAVAPVHTLPALLNISSYVSDTFAKISWTAREEQQDSQLYVAYMNNRDGNWRISEAVNISQSFHIVDGLKPGTVYTVRLMTKRLLDNTSIFEDVIQTQVKGVVGLQNDFATQGWVIGTMCAVALLTLVALIACFVQKNKGGKYAVKEKEDLHTDMESQGMNDDTFCEYSDSEEKPLKGGSLGSLTGDDMVGDSTSRDSLVDYAEGGREFDEDGSFIGEYSGHMHRGSVSEPNGPSSVKPGSS